The sequence CGTTCAAGTGAAATCGGCTGCGGCACATGCCTTGATTTTTCAACGACCTTGTGCAAAAGTTGGCGCAAAAATCGGCGATTGTAAATCGGCTGACGTGAGATAGCACGAGAACACTCTGCCAAACTTAGGGGCACAGAGAAACAGACAGCAGCGGCAATCTTTGCTGCTGCGGCACTGCCTTGTTCGCCCAAATACTTCAGCGTTAAGTTTGCACCCAAGCTAAATCCAACCAGCATGATACGTGCATACCGACCTTGCCCGAGAGCATGCTCTACGACCTCGTGCAAATCTTCCGTAGCGCCGCTGTGGTATGCACGCACCTGACGATTCGGCTCGCCACTGCACCCACGAAAATTCCATGCTAACACATCAAAACCGTGCTGATGGAGCGCGCGTGCCATACCCAACATATAACTACGCAAGGAATGGCTTTCCAAGCCATGCGAAAGAATAACAAGATGCTGACTGCCGATGCAAAGCCAATCTAAATCAAGAAAATCATCATCGCTTGTTGTGATGCGCTCGCGTCTATAGCGCACATTTTTCACGGTGCGGCAGAGAGCAGCGAAAATTGTTTGAGCATGTCCATTTGTTAGAAATGCGGGAGGGCTGTAGGTTGAGTGCAAAATCAGAGGCATAGATGTGCGCCAACGCAATTTTTTGAAGTGATGAAAATACTCCTTGCGCTCGATAGTTTCAAGGGCACGTTTTCTTCAGAAGAAATTGCTCAGCATATCAAACGTGCTTTGCCCGAACACATGCGTAGGGCTTGCGCAATTCAAGTGCTCTCGGATGGCGGTGAAGGCTTTACGCAGGTCTTCAAGTCTGTTGCAGGCGCAAAGATACATCGCACAGAAGTCACTGCACCGCTGGCTGAAAAAATTATCGCGGAATTTGTCCAGCTCGGGCAGCGCGCAATTATGGAAACAAGTGCCGCCGCTGGATTGACGCTGGTCAAAGGCGCATTGCGTCCCGACCTTGCCACGACATTTGGCGTCGGTGAAATGATGCGCGCTGCAGTTGAAGTCGGTGCATCGGAGCTTGTGCTGGGCTTAGGTGGCAGCGCTACTTGCGATGGTGGCGCAGGTGCACTTCAAGCCTTAGGTGTCTTACTACTTGACCAAGCCAAGCACCCTATTCCGTTCGGTAACGCT is a genomic window of [Chlorobium] sp. 445 containing:
- a CDS encoding alpha/beta hydrolase encodes the protein MPLILHSTYSPPAFLTNGHAQTIFAALCRTVKNVRYRRERITTSDDDFLDLDWLCIGSQHLVILSHGLESHSLRSYMLGMARALHQHGFDVLAWNFRGCSGEPNRQVRAYHSGATEDLHEVVEHALGQGRYARIMLVGFSLGANLTLKYLGEQGSAAAAKIAAAVCFSVPLSLAECSRAISRQPIYNRRFLRQLLHKVVEKSRHVPQPISLERLQRIKTLWEFDDCYTAPIHGFKNAEDYYTKCSSAQFLDAIAVPTLIVNAMDDPFLSPACFPFEQARRLRTIWFEAPRAGGHIGFVSFNSNGLYWSEQRTVEFFSDAIS